One part of the Actinotignum schaalii genome encodes these proteins:
- the cysK gene encoding cysteine synthase A, whose protein sequence is MTIFNDATELVGHTPLVRINKLAEGSSAEVLAKLEFYNPANSVKDRVAVAIIDAAEKAGALRPGGTIVEGTSGNTGIGLAWVGAARGYKVILTMPASMSVERRMLLRAFGARLELTDPKEGMRGAVARAEEIVATTENAILASQFTNVANPAIHEKTTGEEIWADTEGKVDYFVAGIGTGGTITGAGRALRHHNPDVKIIAVEPAESPLLSEGRAGSHGIQGIGANFVPEVLDTELYNEVIPVPTAKALEVARAAATSEGLLLGISGGAALQAALEVAGREEAAGKRIVVIIPDFGERYASTPLFDPYRD, encoded by the coding sequence ATGACCATTTTCAACGACGCTACTGAACTTGTGGGGCACACGCCCCTCGTCCGTATCAATAAGCTCGCGGAGGGCAGCTCCGCGGAAGTCCTCGCCAAGCTTGAGTTTTACAATCCCGCCAACTCGGTGAAAGACCGGGTGGCGGTGGCTATTATCGACGCCGCTGAAAAGGCTGGTGCGCTGCGCCCCGGTGGCACCATTGTGGAGGGCACCTCCGGGAATACCGGGATCGGCCTGGCCTGGGTGGGCGCCGCACGCGGCTACAAGGTTATTTTGACGATGCCGGCGTCCATGTCGGTGGAACGGCGCATGCTGCTGCGCGCTTTCGGGGCCCGCCTGGAGCTAACCGACCCGAAGGAAGGCATGCGGGGCGCCGTGGCGCGCGCCGAGGAAATCGTGGCGACTACCGAGAACGCGATTCTCGCCAGCCAGTTCACGAACGTCGCCAACCCGGCGATCCACGAAAAGACCACGGGTGAGGAAATCTGGGCGGATACCGAAGGCAAGGTGGATTACTTCGTTGCCGGTATCGGCACCGGGGGCACCATTACCGGTGCGGGGCGCGCGCTGCGCCATCACAACCCGGACGTGAAAATTATCGCGGTGGAGCCCGCCGAATCCCCGCTGCTCTCCGAAGGGCGGGCCGGTTCGCACGGCATCCAGGGTATCGGCGCGAATTTCGTGCCCGAGGTTCTCGACACCGAGCTCTACAACGAAGTCATCCCAGTTCCCACCGCGAAGGCTCTTGAGGTGGCCCGTGCAGCGGCTACCTCGGAGGGGCTGCTGCTGGGCATTTCCGGAGGCGCCGCGCTCCAGGCTGCCCTCGAGGTGGCGGGGCGCGAGGAAGCCGCCGGCAAGCGCATCGTGGTGATCATCCCCGATTTTGGTGAACGTTACGCGTCCACTCCCCTTTTCGATCCCTACCGCGACTAG
- a CDS encoding TetR/AcrR family transcriptional regulator, whose product MRSPLRSHKKTGPKPTFTADEAIDAVFDIGLDRFTLGQVAEKLGVATSALYRLFKSREDLMEACLARVSNEYPPPEGDSADALLRDYANKVWELMDTHPGLDLLFVQFSATSRFIAPHLNALIDALADVAGWDLEFGLLAVDTVTNIIMATHAAAASFNNVKDDADIAQPARGNIVLFSRLKWRDRANLDTKLDFLIPAFAAEAERRAQEAGSTTRG is encoded by the coding sequence ATGAGAAGCCCCCTGCGGTCGCACAAGAAAACCGGTCCCAAACCGACCTTTACTGCCGATGAAGCAATCGATGCAGTTTTCGACATCGGTTTGGATCGGTTCACGCTCGGCCAGGTTGCCGAGAAGCTCGGTGTGGCCACCTCGGCTCTCTATCGCCTTTTCAAAAGCCGCGAAGACCTCATGGAAGCGTGTTTGGCGCGCGTCTCGAATGAATATCCCCCACCCGAAGGGGATAGTGCGGATGCCCTGCTGCGTGATTATGCGAATAAGGTGTGGGAGCTCATGGATACCCACCCAGGGCTCGACCTGCTTTTCGTGCAGTTCTCCGCCACCTCGCGCTTTATTGCCCCGCACCTCAATGCCCTCATTGATGCGTTGGCCGACGTTGCCGGCTGGGATCTGGAATTCGGGCTGCTCGCGGTGGATACCGTTACCAATATCATTATGGCCACCCACGCCGCGGCCGCGTCATTCAACAACGTCAAAGATGATGCCGATATCGCCCAGCCCGCCCGTGGAAATATTGTGCTGTTCTCCCGCCTGAAGTGGCGCGACCGGGCCAACCTCGATACCAAGCTCGATTTCCTCATTCCGGCTTTCGCCGCGGAGGCCGAACGGCGCGCGCAGGAAGCGGGCTCCACCACGCGCGGCTAG
- a CDS encoding IMPACT family protein — protein MSDVLLEAGARYETELEIKRSRFITVLARVATEAEARAVIDGEKRRFPDARHHCSAYVVSVPGSAPIHRSSDDGEPSGTAGRPMLDTLLGAGITDAVAVVTRYFGGTLLGTGGLVRAYSDSVTQALSQARMVERRVVPRYRALLPHSDAGKYIATLSGAGFTPEMDYRDQGVELHISTERGAALAAMMAELSAGNVGVEQIEDAIIEVPLPG, from the coding sequence ATGTCGGATGTGCTATTAGAGGCCGGGGCGCGCTACGAAACCGAACTTGAGATCAAGCGTTCACGTTTCATCACGGTGCTGGCGCGGGTTGCCACGGAGGCGGAGGCACGCGCCGTGATCGACGGTGAAAAGCGGCGCTTCCCCGATGCGCGCCACCATTGCAGCGCCTACGTGGTCTCCGTTCCCGGTAGCGCTCCTATCCACCGTTCTTCTGATGACGGCGAACCCTCCGGCACCGCCGGGCGCCCCATGCTCGATACTCTCCTCGGCGCGGGCATCACCGATGCCGTTGCGGTGGTGACCCGATATTTTGGGGGAACCCTGCTGGGAACCGGTGGCCTGGTGCGCGCATATTCGGATTCCGTAACCCAGGCGCTCAGCCAGGCCCGTATGGTGGAACGGCGCGTCGTGCCCCGTTACCGGGCTCTCCTCCCCCATTCCGATGCCGGCAAGTACATCGCTACCCTCTCCGGTGCCGGTTTCACCCCGGAGATGGACTACCGCGACCAAGGTGTTGAACTGCATATCTCTACGGAACGCGGCGCGGCCCTGGCCGCTATGATGGCAGAGTTGTCCGCGGGGAATGTCGGCGTCGAACAAATTGAGGATGCGATTATCGAGGTCCCCTTACCTGGATAA
- the rpmF gene encoding 50S ribosomal protein L32, whose protein sequence is MAVPKRKMSRSNTRSRRSQWKAELTELQTVRVRGREVRIPRKLAKAYKKGLLSD, encoded by the coding sequence ATGGCAGTACCTAAGCGCAAGATGTCCCGCAGCAACACCCGCTCTCGTCGCTCCCAGTGGAAGGCCGAGCTCACCGAGCTCCAGACCGTCCGCGTGCGGGGCCGCGAAGTGCGCATCCCGCGCAAGCTGGCCAAGGCTTACAAGAAGGGTCTGCTCTCGGACTAA
- a CDS encoding MaoC family dehydratase translates to MQTRRYAAILAAAARQKLSRRAVPQADELPRVKVHAVAERAVGEGIARFAGGGVGGHAPAALLHQLCLGPTLDILADSRLPLVATGAVITDLRWEILSPVPFGRPLTVRAWVASFERDDNGTALRVAADILYDGAVCYREIARYLDRGSTGSPVRLTGEEPQPERGALDFRAEFGVDEAGHLRYATPYALAERRFTAKDARHWARLTGDINPIHLSGATARLFGFSGAVLHGAATDAWACGQLGLRGDAPGSGEVTFRAPLVLPQKVVLRAVGEEGAVAVVEERTGRDLVHLRYTSSELREAQAGIVLPIRDGKPSSTAVSRGMVEVFAESDAALATSLEEAIPWRRTYREPYAQLTRIDDPAHGAQAARAGLDFVHRTLTLHDGTPLAELRPRGGAPRGEIVRGTTVPCPFTVPFRGREIPEHRRGATRQDSRGDYVYLSGTELLDHLALWEENGRVQPGVLAALTEVVHNPEMMRLEGRTVAVLGAGAELSPAPTLLATGARVAGVGRSESRRMRTLRARALEAAGDLHIAPSGFGDVTAAPDAVAGWLLSLPGDLVVVDTLYAPGYKFVLVEAGADAVLRMVGEESAAAFAWYGSPTDAYPVAGNDAAAAGAAELPGGLVSRAAIRSWAKLSGARPARQGGVVNLLQDIQGPNYAAAKRIGRWRATVEREAGRDISYTIAPMARTESVLISQSLRAGYAGLERLGYPPLAADTAAALLAGLLVWDLHHPEATASSASFLTDRALDGGLLSIPYQPNDLAGLALLSGAEKLLGRPSKPTAGRLRERPAVGDASSGY, encoded by the coding sequence ATGCAAACCCGTCGCTACGCCGCCATCCTCGCCGCCGCGGCCCGCCAAAAACTCAGCCGCCGCGCCGTTCCCCAGGCTGACGAGCTGCCGCGGGTGAAAGTCCACGCGGTCGCCGAGCGCGCCGTGGGGGAAGGCATTGCCCGTTTCGCCGGCGGGGGAGTGGGCGGGCACGCCCCGGCAGCCCTGCTGCACCAGCTGTGCTTGGGCCCCACCCTCGATATTCTTGCCGACTCCCGCCTGCCCCTGGTCGCCACCGGCGCCGTGATCACCGACCTACGGTGGGAGATTCTCAGCCCCGTCCCCTTCGGCCGCCCGCTCACGGTGCGGGCTTGGGTCGCCAGTTTCGAGCGTGATGATAACGGTACGGCGCTACGCGTCGCGGCCGATATTTTGTACGACGGCGCAGTATGTTACCGGGAAATCGCCCGTTACCTGGACCGCGGTAGCACCGGGAGCCCCGTGCGCCTCACCGGGGAAGAACCGCAACCCGAACGCGGTGCCCTTGACTTCCGTGCCGAATTCGGGGTGGATGAGGCCGGGCATCTGCGCTACGCCACCCCCTACGCCCTGGCCGAACGGCGCTTCACCGCCAAGGACGCCCGGCATTGGGCCCGCCTGACCGGGGATATCAACCCGATTCACCTCTCGGGCGCCACCGCGCGCCTCTTCGGCTTTAGCGGGGCGGTGCTCCACGGTGCCGCCACCGACGCCTGGGCTTGCGGCCAGCTCGGCCTGCGCGGGGATGCGCCGGGCAGCGGAGAGGTCACCTTCCGGGCGCCCCTGGTGCTGCCTCAAAAAGTGGTGCTGCGCGCCGTGGGGGAGGAAGGCGCCGTCGCCGTGGTGGAAGAACGCACCGGGCGCGACCTCGTCCACCTGCGTTACACCAGTTCGGAATTACGCGAGGCGCAGGCCGGCATCGTGCTTCCCATCCGCGATGGGAAACCCTCCAGCACCGCGGTCTCGCGGGGCATGGTGGAAGTCTTCGCGGAAAGCGACGCCGCGCTTGCCACATCCCTCGAGGAGGCTATTCCCTGGCGCCGCACCTACCGCGAGCCCTACGCGCAGCTCACCCGGATCGACGATCCGGCCCACGGGGCCCAGGCGGCGCGCGCCGGCCTGGACTTCGTACACCGCACCCTCACCTTGCATGACGGCACGCCGCTCGCCGAACTGCGCCCACGCGGCGGGGCACCACGGGGCGAAATCGTACGGGGCACCACGGTGCCGTGCCCCTTCACCGTGCCCTTCCGGGGCCGGGAGATTCCGGAGCACCGGCGCGGGGCAACCCGCCAGGATTCCCGCGGGGACTACGTGTACCTGAGCGGCACGGAGCTCCTGGACCACCTCGCGCTCTGGGAAGAAAACGGGCGGGTGCAGCCGGGGGTGCTGGCGGCGCTCACCGAGGTGGTGCACAACCCGGAGATGATGCGCCTGGAAGGGCGCACCGTGGCGGTGCTCGGCGCCGGGGCGGAGCTCTCGCCCGCACCCACGTTGCTGGCCACCGGCGCGCGAGTGGCGGGAGTGGGGCGCAGCGAGTCGCGCCGTATGCGCACCCTGCGCGCCCGGGCCCTGGAAGCTGCCGGGGATCTGCATATTGCTCCCTCGGGCTTCGGCGATGTGACCGCCGCCCCGGACGCGGTGGCCGGCTGGCTCCTCTCCCTGCCCGGCGACCTCGTGGTGGTGGATACCCTCTACGCGCCCGGATATAAGTTCGTGCTGGTGGAAGCGGGAGCGGACGCGGTGCTGCGCATGGTGGGCGAAGAAAGCGCGGCCGCCTTCGCCTGGTACGGTTCCCCCACGGATGCCTACCCGGTTGCGGGGAACGACGCCGCAGCGGCTGGCGCCGCTGAACTCCCCGGTGGGCTGGTTTCCCGAGCGGCGATCCGCAGCTGGGCGAAGCTGTCCGGGGCGCGGCCTGCCCGGCAGGGCGGCGTCGTCAATCTGCTCCAAGATATCCAGGGCCCCAATTACGCGGCAGCTAAACGCATCGGGCGGTGGCGCGCCACCGTGGAGCGGGAAGCCGGGCGGGATATTTCCTACACCATCGCACCGATGGCCCGCACCGAATCGGTCCTCATTTCCCAGTCGCTACGCGCCGGATATGCCGGATTAGAGCGGCTAGGATACCCGCCTCTTGCCGCCGATACCGCCGCGGCCCTCCTCGCGGGCCTGCTGGTCTGGGATCTGCACCATCCCGAAGCCACCGCCTCCTCCGCCAGTTTCCTGACCGACCGCGCCCTGGACGGCGGGCTGCTGTCCATTCCCTACCAGCCCAATGACCTGGCCGGCCTCGCGCTCCTCAGCGGTGCGGAGAAACTCCTCGGGCGCCCTAGCAAACCTACGGCCGGGCGCTTACGGGAGCGCCCGGCCGTAGGGGATGCGTCCTCGGGCTACTAA
- a CDS encoding zinc-dependent alcohol dehydrogenase family protein codes for MKALVYGGPGIKEWKEVPDPQIQQPTDVIVKMEATTICGTDLHILKGDTPEVQPGRILGHEGIGRITEVGSNVTNLKVGDRVILSCVSSCGHCSYCREGMYAHCMDPEGMPGVGWIFGYMIDGTQAEYVRVPFAENSVYKIPEGVSDAEGILLSDILPTGFEIGVQNGKVKPGDVVAVVGSGPVGLAAVMTARLYGPAKVIAIDLDDKRLDRARDFGATHTVNNSSADWKEQVMALTDGLGVDVAIEAVGVPATFDTCLQIVRPGGHVANVGVHGKPVDLPIDKLWISNINISMGLVSTNTLEMLLKLVAAKKLPADKFVTHEFAFEDIMEAYEAFAHAADTNALKVLIH; via the coding sequence ATGAAGGCTCTTGTCTACGGAGGTCCGGGTATTAAGGAATGGAAAGAAGTTCCTGACCCGCAAATCCAGCAACCCACCGACGTTATCGTCAAGATGGAAGCAACCACGATCTGCGGTACCGACCTCCACATCCTCAAGGGTGACACCCCGGAAGTGCAGCCCGGGCGCATTCTGGGCCACGAAGGAATTGGCCGCATCACCGAAGTTGGCTCGAACGTGACAAATCTCAAGGTCGGCGACCGGGTAATTCTCTCCTGCGTGAGCTCCTGCGGGCATTGCTCCTACTGCCGCGAAGGCATGTACGCCCACTGCATGGATCCCGAAGGTATGCCCGGCGTTGGCTGGATCTTCGGCTACATGATTGACGGCACCCAGGCTGAATACGTGCGCGTGCCCTTCGCGGAAAATTCCGTGTACAAGATTCCGGAAGGCGTGAGCGATGCGGAAGGTATCCTCCTCTCCGATATCCTCCCCACCGGTTTCGAAATCGGGGTGCAGAACGGCAAGGTCAAGCCGGGCGACGTCGTCGCGGTAGTCGGTTCGGGCCCCGTGGGCCTGGCCGCGGTGATGACGGCACGCCTGTACGGGCCGGCCAAGGTCATCGCCATCGACCTGGATGATAAGCGCCTGGATCGCGCCCGTGATTTCGGTGCCACCCACACGGTCAATAACAGCTCCGCCGATTGGAAGGAGCAAGTCATGGCCCTCACCGATGGTTTAGGTGTCGACGTCGCCATCGAGGCCGTGGGTGTTCCCGCCACCTTCGATACCTGCCTCCAGATCGTGCGCCCGGGTGGCCACGTAGCCAATGTGGGCGTGCACGGCAAGCCGGTTGATCTGCCTATCGACAAGCTGTGGATCTCCAATATCAATATTTCTATGGGCCTGGTGTCCACCAATACCCTGGAGATGCTGCTCAAGTTGGTGGCGGCCAAGAAGCTGCCCGCCGATAAGTTCGTCACCCACGAATTCGCCTTCGAGGACATTATGGAAGCCTACGAGGCTTTCGCCCACGCCGCGGATACCAATGCCCTCAAGGTCCTCATCCACTAA
- a CDS encoding methionine ABC transporter ATP-binding protein, whose amino-acid sequence MIELAEVEKIYPRRGAESVAALRGISLIIPTGEIHGIVGESGAGKSTLIRCLTALEKPTSGSIRINGEDLNALPASKLRAARRTIGMVFQGGNLLEARTAAENIAYPLQIAGEKSAKIAERVRELLGVVGLADRGDSYPSQLSGGQRQRVAIARALATTPSVLLCDEPTSALDADTTLQILELLREVRDAYGVTVVIITHEMDVVRRICDSVTLLESGRITAGGTIESVLADVSSPLARRLVPAPDIETTNVSGSIIDIAFTARPGETAGSQALSLAARLGCDIGAGVFESIGAIQIARLALVVDDAQVDTVLTAMNEAGITAEVRAA is encoded by the coding sequence ATGATCGAACTAGCCGAGGTGGAGAAAATCTACCCGCGCCGCGGAGCGGAATCCGTGGCGGCGTTGCGCGGCATCTCGCTCATCATCCCCACCGGGGAAATCCACGGCATCGTCGGCGAATCGGGTGCCGGTAAATCCACCCTCATTCGCTGCCTCACCGCCCTGGAAAAACCCACCAGCGGCTCCATTCGCATTAACGGCGAAGACCTCAACGCGCTGCCGGCCTCGAAATTACGCGCGGCGCGGCGCACCATCGGGATGGTTTTTCAGGGCGGCAACCTGCTGGAGGCACGTACCGCCGCGGAAAATATTGCCTACCCCCTCCAGATCGCCGGAGAAAAATCCGCGAAGATCGCCGAGCGGGTGCGCGAGCTGCTGGGCGTCGTCGGCCTTGCGGATCGGGGCGATTCGTATCCATCCCAGCTTTCGGGCGGGCAGCGCCAGCGCGTAGCCATTGCGCGCGCCCTGGCCACCACACCTTCGGTGCTGCTCTGCGATGAGCCCACCTCCGCGCTGGACGCGGATACCACCTTGCAAATCCTCGAGCTGCTGCGCGAGGTGCGCGATGCCTACGGGGTGACCGTCGTTATTATTACCCACGAAATGGATGTGGTGCGCCGGATCTGCGATTCGGTCACCCTCCTCGAATCGGGCCGGATTACCGCCGGCGGAACTATTGAAAGCGTGCTCGCGGACGTGAGTTCGCCCCTGGCGCGCCGCCTGGTGCCCGCCCCGGATATTGAAACAACCAATGTTTCCGGCTCCATTATTGATATTGCCTTTACTGCCCGTCCCGGCGAAACCGCCGGCTCCCAGGCCCTCAGCCTGGCCGCGCGGCTCGGCTGCGATATTGGCGCGGGTGTTTTCGAATCTATCGGTGCAATCCAGATCGCGCGCCTGGCCCTGGTGGTCGATGACGCGCAGGTGGATACCGTTCTCACCGCGATGAACGAGGCCGGAATCACCGCGGAGGTGCGGGCAGCATGA
- a CDS encoding methionine ABC transporter permease, producing the protein MTILSAFSPAVFAGGLLSPALSAPVKSAAATLPLERGTWFDAPEIKDGLARATFETLAMVGISTVIASALGLILGMILVATGRGGLLPSPLLNKTLGFIVNVGRAIPFIIFVFILIGFSRAIAGTGSAWQGFTVPLTISAAFYFARLVESNLMGVERGKVEAVLMMGASRTRIMFGVLMREALPALVQSVTILAVTLVGYSAMAGAVGGGGLGAMAQNAGYYNNRPDVLTIVVVVLVLLVMVIQALGDMLSRLVDHR; encoded by the coding sequence ATGACCATTCTTAGCGCATTCTCGCCGGCGGTATTCGCCGGGGGACTCCTTAGCCCGGCTCTTTCCGCACCGGTCAAATCCGCCGCGGCCACCCTTCCGCTTGAGCGCGGCACCTGGTTCGACGCCCCGGAAATCAAGGACGGCCTGGCCCGCGCCACCTTCGAAACGCTGGCCATGGTGGGGATCTCCACCGTCATCGCCTCGGCGCTTGGCCTCATTTTAGGGATGATCCTGGTGGCAACCGGCCGCGGGGGACTGCTTCCCTCGCCACTTCTCAATAAAACCCTCGGTTTTATTGTCAATGTGGGCCGCGCCATCCCCTTCATTATCTTCGTCTTTATCCTTATCGGCTTTTCGCGTGCAATCGCCGGAACGGGCAGCGCCTGGCAAGGCTTCACCGTTCCGCTCACGATCTCCGCGGCCTTCTACTTCGCGCGCCTGGTGGAATCCAATCTCATGGGCGTTGAACGCGGCAAAGTGGAAGCCGTCCTCATGATGGGAGCCTCCCGCACCCGCATTATGTTCGGGGTGCTCATGCGCGAAGCGCTGCCGGCCCTCGTCCAATCCGTCACGATTCTTGCGGTCACCCTCGTCGGCTACTCGGCGATGGCGGGCGCCGTGGGCGGCGGCGGCCTGGGCGCCATGGCCCAAAACGCCGGGTACTACAATAACCGCCCGGATGTGCTCACGATCGTGGTGGTCGTGCTGGTGCTCCTTGTCATGGTCATCCAGGCGCTGGGTGACATGCTCAGCCGGCTGGTGGATCACCGCTAA
- a CDS encoding MetQ/NlpA family ABC transporter substrate-binding protein, with amino-acid sequence MKKLSKIVLVAAVSALALSGCGSSDSSSSAPAKNDDGAVRLVVGASPAPHKQILEFVNDNLAKDAGFTLDIREYNDYVQPNVALNAGEIDANYFQHLPYLENEIKEKNYTLDHGAGIHIEPYGIYSKKIKQLSELKDNAVVGVTNDPSNQARALDLLQKNNLIKLNPQVASPTIYDVVDNPKNLTFREADAPSVPKILPDVDIAIINGNFALQNGLVPSKDAIYTEDPTDNPYGNILAWNSKATGEKLEGVKKLDAALHSPEVAKYIRDTWPNGEVIPAF; translated from the coding sequence ATGAAGAAGCTTTCGAAAATTGTCCTGGTAGCTGCGGTGAGCGCGCTCGCGTTGAGCGGCTGCGGTAGCTCGGATTCGTCCTCCTCCGCTCCCGCGAAGAACGACGACGGCGCGGTGCGCCTCGTTGTCGGCGCCTCGCCGGCCCCGCATAAGCAGATCCTGGAATTCGTCAATGACAACCTTGCCAAGGATGCCGGTTTCACCCTGGACATCCGCGAGTACAACGATTACGTGCAGCCCAATGTGGCGCTCAACGCCGGGGAAATCGACGCGAATTACTTCCAGCACCTGCCCTACCTTGAGAACGAAATCAAGGAAAAGAACTACACCCTGGACCACGGCGCGGGCATTCACATCGAGCCCTACGGCATCTACTCCAAGAAGATCAAGCAGCTCAGCGAGCTCAAGGACAATGCTGTGGTGGGCGTGACGAACGATCCGTCCAACCAGGCCCGCGCCCTCGACCTGCTCCAGAAGAACAACCTCATCAAGCTCAACCCGCAGGTTGCTTCGCCCACCATTTACGATGTGGTGGACAACCCGAAGAACCTCACCTTCCGCGAAGCGGATGCCCCCTCGGTCCCGAAGATCCTCCCGGACGTGGATATTGCGATTATCAACGGTAACTTCGCCCTCCAAAACGGCCTGGTTCCCTCCAAGGATGCTATCTACACCGAAGATCCCACCGATAACCCCTACGGCAATATCCTCGCCTGGAACTCCAAGGCCACCGGCGAGAAGCTTGAGGGCGTAAAGAAGCTGGATGCGGCGCTGCACAGCCCCGAAGTTGCCAAGTACATTCGCGATACCTGGCCCAACGGCGAAGTTATTCCCGCCTTCTAA
- the tig gene encoding trigger factor codes for MESSYEQLDPTQVKLTVEVPFEEFKPEIDKAAKTIGNQVQIPGFRRGHVPARVLEAQIGRAAIVEQAINDSLDGYYQDVLEEHDLVPMGRPAVDVTGVAMEKNSTEPLAFTVTVDVRPAIVIPDPAQYSFEVEATNADADAVDERLEQLRERFATLTTVERAAASRDYVTINLSASINGEEVDSVEGVSYRIGDDNMLDGLDEAVNGASAGDELSFTSTLVGGEHAGEQADVTVVVEKVQESELPEADDDFAQLASEFDTIEELRADLAEKAATDAAQVQVMAARNLLLDKLREDVTVQLPKRVIDAEVERHLESENRATDDDHAKEIRGEIRDSLRDQIILDELVKKFGVETNQDELFNFLVQQAQSYGMDPNQFISAAAQTGQLGAFSGELRRGKALISALRLAKVVDTNGNEVDVIKVVGEKPEGELTPDFSAAPSRPVWDGPVDEDGAADSAPVQGDDAAAPAAEAAAAAEEAPAADSGADAPAADADAFDPAAKKVDEVVEYAQGADAAEVARVLEAEKAGKARKTLVKKLEELLG; via the coding sequence TTGGAAAGCTCCTACGAACAGCTCGATCCCACCCAGGTGAAGCTGACCGTTGAGGTTCCTTTCGAGGAATTCAAGCCGGAAATTGACAAGGCTGCGAAGACCATCGGCAACCAGGTGCAGATCCCTGGCTTCCGCCGGGGGCACGTGCCCGCGCGCGTTCTGGAAGCGCAGATTGGCCGCGCCGCGATTGTGGAGCAGGCGATTAACGACTCCCTGGACGGCTACTACCAGGACGTCCTGGAAGAACATGACCTCGTGCCCATGGGCCGCCCCGCGGTGGACGTGACCGGCGTGGCGATGGAGAAGAACTCCACCGAGCCGCTTGCCTTCACCGTCACGGTGGATGTGCGCCCGGCGATTGTGATTCCGGATCCGGCGCAGTACAGCTTCGAAGTGGAAGCCACCAATGCTGATGCGGATGCCGTGGATGAGCGCCTCGAGCAGCTGCGCGAACGCTTCGCCACCCTCACAACGGTGGAGCGCGCCGCCGCCAGCCGCGATTACGTCACCATTAACCTCTCCGCCAGTATCAATGGCGAAGAAGTTGATTCGGTGGAGGGCGTGTCCTACCGCATCGGTGATGACAATATGCTCGATGGCCTCGATGAGGCCGTCAACGGCGCCTCCGCTGGCGATGAGCTCAGCTTCACCTCCACCCTCGTGGGCGGCGAGCACGCCGGGGAGCAGGCCGATGTGACCGTCGTGGTGGAGAAGGTGCAGGAATCCGAGCTTCCGGAAGCGGATGACGATTTCGCCCAGCTCGCCTCCGAATTCGACACCATTGAGGAACTGCGCGCGGACCTGGCGGAGAAGGCCGCCACGGATGCCGCCCAGGTCCAGGTCATGGCCGCTCGCAACCTCCTCCTCGATAAGCTCCGCGAGGATGTCACGGTGCAGCTGCCCAAGCGCGTGATCGACGCCGAAGTGGAACGCCACCTCGAATCCGAAAACCGCGCCACCGACGATGACCACGCCAAGGAAATCCGCGGCGAGATCCGCGATTCCCTGCGTGACCAGATCATCCTGGACGAACTGGTCAAGAAGTTCGGCGTGGAGACCAACCAGGATGAACTCTTCAACTTCCTGGTCCAGCAGGCCCAGTCCTACGGCATGGATCCCAACCAGTTCATCTCCGCGGCCGCCCAGACCGGCCAGCTCGGTGCCTTCAGCGGCGAGCTGCGCCGCGGCAAGGCGCTTATCTCCGCGCTGCGCCTGGCCAAGGTTGTGGACACCAACGGCAACGAGGTGGATGTCATCAAGGTCGTCGGCGAAAAGCCGGAAGGCGAACTGACCCCGGACTTCTCCGCCGCCCCGTCCCGCCCCGTGTGGGATGGCCCGGTTGATGAAGACGGCGCGGCTGACTCCGCTCCGGTGCAGGGCGACGACGCCGCGGCCCCGGCAGCCGAGGCTGCCGCTGCCGCGGAGGAAGCCCCCGCAGCGGACTCCGGCGCGGATGCGCCGGCCGCGGATGCGGACGCTTTTGATCCGGCCGCCAAGAAGGTGGATGAGGTCGTGGAATACGCCCAGGGTGCGGATGCTGCTGAGGTGGCCCGCGTGCTCGAAGCTGAGAAGGCCGGCAAGGCCCGCAAGACCCTCGTGAAGAAGCTCGAGGAGCTTCTCGGCTAA